The stretch of DNA AACAAATAGTCTGACAAGCGATTCAAATAACGTTGCACTACAGTAGGTATGTCTTCTTCTACTTTCATCAAGGTCACCATTTGTCTTTCAGCACGACGTGTTACAGTTCTCGCGATATGCAGAGTTGCGGCAGCTGGTGATCCTCCTGGTAAAATAAATCGTTCGAGCATTGGCGGTTCTTCCATTAGTTCATCAATTCGTTTCTCTAATACTTCTACTGGCTCTTCTGTCATTTTATATGTCCGATTTGGCTTGACGTTTGCTAAATCTCCGCCACAATCGAATAATTCATTTTGAATTGCTTCTAAGTCTGTAAGCAAGTCCGTGAAAATGGTTGGATCTAGTTCTGTCATTGCTTTGCCAATAAACGAATTCACTTCATCAATTGTTCCATAAGTTTCAACTCGTGGATCATCTTTATCTGCGCGTGCCCCAATTAAACTTGTTTGTCCTTTGTCTCCAGTTCGTGTATATATTCTCAACTTGATTGTCCCCCTTGAAGTGATTTGAAGTGCTATTTTAATGATTCAGTTAAGCCATACCAAATACGTGTAACGTTTGTTGCTTCTTTGAAAATCTGTTGGCATAACCTGCCAAATCGATCTCGAAGTTCACGTGTTTCGGCTTCGATTGGTACTATTCCACGTCCGTTTTCTGTCACAATCAATATGACATCACTTTGTGCGCGATATGTATTTAATGTTTTCATGAAATCTTGAATGACCCGTTCTTCTGGACTGTTTATATGATGCTCAACAAAAGCTTCCACCCCAGCAAGAACGATTGTCTGAGCGTTCGCTTTTGGCAAGTCCTTATTATCTGCACATTCAATCCATTGCACTTCTTGTTCAACTACTAGTTGTCTGACATACGCTCGCTTGCCGTTATTCGCTCCACCGATATAGACTTGCATCTTCTTTCCTCCTCAAAGCTCTTACGACTGTCCCAGTGTAATGTCCATTTGTCCCCGTGTTTGACATCCCTTGACCAAAAATCACGCACATCTGGTGCAAACTTATGGAGCACAATACGAATAGGTCCACCATGTGTTACTACAACTGGATGATTGCAAGGAATACTTTTTAGACCAATTAGAACGCGTGTAGCCATCTGGTGTAAAAACTCACCGTTTGGAGGGGATATTTCATCTGGATTAGACACCCACTTTTGATAGTTGGCATCTTCCTTTAAGTCCTCATAAGTCTTTAGCTCCCAGTCACCAAAGGACATCTCACGAAAAGCTGGTGAACTTTGGTAGGATGATTTAGGATAAAAAATGGAAGCTGTTTGATGGCACCGTATTAGGTCACTTCCGTAAATAATCTCCGGGGACAAAATCCCTTGAATATCTACATATGACAACTGGTTAATTGATTCGTCACTCCAACCGATGTAGCGTCTTTCAACATTCGCTAAGGTCGGCAGATGCCGTATTAAAGTAAGACGAAAATCAACAGCCATAATATCACTTCCATCCCTTCAACGAAAGCACCTGAGACATCTCCCGTGACTCCTCCGAAATGTTTTTTCGTCCAAAGTTTATATGCATGTGCACAAATTAACAGAGCAACAAGTGTGGTGATGGCAAATAACATTTCCACACCGACAATAACGATAAATCCAAGGCCTATAGCAATTGAAATGAATGTCGCTGTGAGTAACATTCTGTGGTCATAACGTTTTTTAAAGAAAGCTGCCAATCCTTTATCCTTTGCTTCAGGTGTAATGAGAAAGTAGTAAACCATTGTTGCTCTCGCTAAAAACGGGTTAACCACTAACCACTCCCACTTCATCCCGTTT from Paenisporosarcina sp. FSL H8-0542 encodes:
- a CDS encoding cob(I)yrinic acid a,c-diamide adenosyltransferase — its product is MRIYTRTGDKGQTSLIGARADKDDPRVETYGTIDEVNSFIGKAMTELDPTIFTDLLTDLEAIQNELFDCGGDLANVKPNRTYKMTEEPVEVLEKRIDELMEEPPMLERFILPGGSPAAATLHIARTVTRRAERQMVTLMKVEEDIPTVVQRYLNRLSDYLFAASRVANSRVNVPDNEYVRSAKVFRNGGRAKKVEE
- a CDS encoding bifunctional adenosylcobinamide kinase/adenosylcobinamide-phosphate guanylyltransferase — encoded protein: MQVYIGGANNGKRAYVRQLVVEQEVQWIECADNKDLPKANAQTIVLAGVEAFVEHHINSPEERVIQDFMKTLNTYRAQSDVILIVTENGRGIVPIEAETRELRDRFGRLCQQIFKEATNVTRIWYGLTESLK
- a CDS encoding histidine phosphatase family protein, which produces MAVDFRLTLIRHLPTLANVERRYIGWSDESINQLSYVDIQGILSPEIIYGSDLIRCHQTASIFYPKSSYQSSPAFREMSFGDWELKTYEDLKEDANYQKWVSNPDEISPPNGEFLHQMATRVLIGLKSIPCNHPVVVTHGGPIRIVLHKFAPDVRDFWSRDVKHGDKWTLHWDSRKSFEEERRCKSISVERITASERMSDN